A region of Anticarsia gemmatalis isolate Benzon Research Colony breed Stoneville strain chromosome 18, ilAntGemm2 primary, whole genome shotgun sequence DNA encodes the following proteins:
- the LOC142980550 gene encoding uncharacterized protein LOC142980550 isoform X3: MCLRTLNFPNSMVKINIQLIFFNYIVFVFADDYENDDKLYMLVSPDQHQRTPRLEDFFWTGSGDGPPPPPDPPLPAPVQPTTPVVRTTTVLATVYLDSYPPQAVTDRSTGECVLNCGEPSVPGSLEPEIPEDRRQQERHLGIIKSLDAPPARKKHDVHSFVVNKDNNSPISSQSSNTPFKYLDIDSSMVTPVEATSVIVRESKHVLNSSSLYPVNIELFSVDSVSTLINAEIKATKLNEVESWILATPTVILRKREVSDREELEDMREDLIDIPLESEGSDSNDTQLFKREILKPEQQPPVQVHIQNITESPETGSVQIVYVVLVGGRAVPAAVAARDMRLVRDAEVARELGAVVTTKAEPAYLKTAEGLEGEAGGGVHGTELWALAVGATIAILLLLVLLALLCFAHRKKAMKSAASLRAYRNELMREAERNQLKQVHEEKDGRLISVVSPSRTRPSSTLLPVYRAASAASSSSTTSSGVSEVATAFRRRQKKPHALRMPQKKRVGTTDSLLEAAGLDSSDSGQPSVPQTPTSYLSMPSVNAFPRGNVVEPLSRILEPVSVRHLDIDSPPSSPKKGKDLSKGKDVVPRRQMASQLVRLGSIDKDPGVIGPLVWDLHCQRIKDASKPSSPAKSTGSARKDAGPSRMRQRFNELMDDAFTLFGSVGSSPNSHDTYTVDNEKDSREKKDSSSGDQLAQARNDNVRLPGSPYTAMDTVRGRSAGPGPGRPVTSAEPPPPAEGGRPRTSFTRTAAERRVPPPARAWGHTPPQSLGGRPVVNPALIAAEARLAPDDPALPLISAIKTEIQRIRETAHKPNT, translated from the exons ATGTGCTTACGAACATTAAACTTTCCAAACAGCATggtcaaaattaatattcaattaatattttttaattacatcgTGTTTGTGTTTGCTGACGACTATGAAAATGACGACAAAC TCTACATGCTGGTATCTCCAGACCAGCATCAGCGCACTCCTCGTCTGGAAGACTTCTTCTGGACGGGGTCAGGGGACGGGCCGCCTCCACCGCCGGACCCGCCACTTCCAGCACCGGTACAACCAACCACACCAGTCGTCAGGACAACAACGGTCCTCGCCACTGTGTATCTGGACTCATATCCGCCGCAG GCAGTGACAGACAGATCAACGGGCGAGTGCGTGCTCAATTGCGGAGAGCCGAGCGTGCCAGGTAGCCTCGAGCCCGAGATCCCCGAGGACCGAAG gcaacaaGAACGGCATCTCGGTATAATCAAGTCTTTAGACGCGCCGCCAGCTCGGAAGAAGCATGACGTACATTCTTTTGTAGTGAATAAAGACAATAACAGTCCTATAAGCTCTCAGAGTTCTAACACTCCGTTCAAATATTTAGATATCGATAGTTCCATGGTCACTCCTGTGGAGGCAACTAGCGTAATAGTTAGAGAATctaaacatgttttaaattcttCTTCTTTATATCCAGTGAACATAGAATTGTTTTCTGTAGATAGTGTCAGTACGTTAATCAATGCAGAAATAAAAGCTACTAAATTGAATGAAGTAGAATCGTGGATATTAGCTACTCCTACTGTTATTCTTAGGAAGAGAGAAGTCTCTGATAGGGAAGAACTAGAAGATATGAGAGAAGATTTGATAGATATACCTTTAGAATCTGAAGGTAGTGATTCCAATGATACGCAGCTGTTCAAAAGGGAGATTTTAAAGCCGGAACAACAGCCACCCGTACAAGTccacatacaaaatataaccgag TCTCCAGAAACGGGTAGTGTTCAGATAGTGTACGTGGTGTTAGTTGGCGGGAGGGCCGTGCCAGCCGCCGTGGCTGCGAGGGACATGCGCCTAGTGAGGGATGCTGAGGTCGCAAGAGAACTCGGTGCTGTTGTCACTACGAAGGCCGAGC CAGCGTATTTGAAGACGGCCGAGGGTCTGGAAGGCGAGGCGGGGGGCGGGGTGCATGGTACTGAACTATGGGCTCTGGCTGTTGGTGCCACTATAGCAATCCTTCTGCTTTTAGTGCTACTGGCGTTACTGTGTTTTGCACATAG gaaaaaggCCATGAAATCTGCAGCTTCTCTTCGTGCTTACCGCAATGAGCTGATGAGAGAAGCTGAGAGAAACCAATTGAAACAAGTTCACGAGGAGAAAGACGGAAGG CTGATCAGCGTGGTATCTCCTAGTAGGACGAGGCCGAGTAGTACTCTACTACCGGTTTATAGAGCTGCTAGCGCCGCTTCTAG TTCATCAACGACATCGTCAGGAGTATCAGAAGTTGCGACGGCTTTCCGTCGCAGACAAAAGAAGCCACATGCTCTCAGAATGCCACAAAAGAAAAGAG TGGGTACTACTGACAGTTTGCTGGAAGCAGCAGGACTGGACAGTTCTGACAGCGGCCAGCCGTCTGTGCCGCAGACACCCACCTCGTATCTCTCCATGCCTTCTGTGAATGCTTTCCCAAG AGGCAACGTAGTAGAGCCACTCTCCCGTATCTTAGAGCCGGTGTCAGTCCGTCACTTAGACATAGACTCTCCGCCCAGTTCGCCTAAGAAGGGCAAAGATCTAAGTAAAGGCAAAGACGTGGTGCCGAGGCGACAGATGGCGTCACAACTAGTCAGATTGGGCAGCATTGACAAAGATCCGGGGGTTATAGGGCCTTTGGTGTGGGATCTACATTGCCAGAGGATTAAAGATG CATCCAAGCCATCAAGTCCAGCCAAGTCAACGGGCTCAGCTCGCAAGGACGCGGGTCCTTCCCGCATGAGACAGCGGTTCAACGAGCTGATGGACGATGCCTTCACTCTGTTCGGCAGTGTCGGTTCTAGTCCCAACTCACACGACACTTACACTGTGGACAATGAGAAAGACTCCAGGGAAAAGAAAG ATTCAAGTTCCGGCGACCAGTTAGCTCAGGCACGTAATGACAACGTGCGTCTCCCTGGATCACCGTACACCGCTATGGACACAGTTCGAGGGCGATCAGCAGGTCCTGGCCCTGG TCGCCCAGTGACGAGCGCCGAGCCTCCCCCTCCGGCGGAAGGTGGTCGCCCTCGCACGTCGTTCACGCGCACCGCGGCCGAGCGCAGGGTGCCGCCCCCCGCCCGGGCCTGGGGACATACTCCACCACAG TCCCTAGGTGGTCGGCCCGTCGTCAACCCCGCGCTGATCGCGGCGGAGGCTCGCCTGGCGCCCGACGACCCCGCGCTGCCGCTCATATCCGCCATCAAGACAGAGATACAGCGCATCAGGGAGACGGCACACAAACCTAACACGTAA
- the LOC142980550 gene encoding uncharacterized protein LOC142980550 isoform X1 — translation MCLRTLNFPNSMVKINIQLIFFNYIVFVFADDYENDDKLYMLVSPDQHQRTPRLEDFFWTGSGDGPPPPPDPPLPAPVQPTTPVVRTTTVLATVYLDSYPPQAVTDRSTGECVLNCGEPSVPGSLEPEIPEDRRYWLLTVIQGSTPDSLQLRLARLYQKAFLRQQERHLGIIKSLDAPPARKKHDVHSFVVNKDNNSPISSQSSNTPFKYLDIDSSMVTPVEATSVIVRESKHVLNSSSLYPVNIELFSVDSVSTLINAEIKATKLNEVESWILATPTVILRKREVSDREELEDMREDLIDIPLESEGSDSNDTQLFKREILKPEQQPPVQVHIQNITESPETGSVQIVYVVLVGGRAVPAAVAARDMRLVRDAEVARELGAVVTTKAEPAYLKTAEGLEGEAGGGVHGTELWALAVGATIAILLLLVLLALLCFAHRKKAMKSAASLRAYRNELMREAERNQLKQVHEEKDGRLISVVSPSRTRPSSTLLPVYRAASAASSSSTTSSGVSEVATAFRRRQKKPHALRMPQKKRVGTTDSLLEAAGLDSSDSGQPSVPQTPTSYLSMPSVNAFPRGNVVEPLSRILEPVSVRHLDIDSPPSSPKKGKDLSKGKDVVPRRQMASQLVRLGSIDKDPGVIGPLVWDLHCQRIKDASKPSSPAKSTGSARKDAGPSRMRQRFNELMDDAFTLFGSVGSSPNSHDTYTVDNEKDSREKKDSSSGDQLAQARNDNVRLPGSPYTAMDTVRGRSAGPGPGRPVTSAEPPPPAEGGRPRTSFTRTAAERRVPPPARAWGHTPPQSLGGRPVVNPALIAAEARLAPDDPALPLISAIKTEIQRIRETAHKPNT, via the exons ATGTGCTTACGAACATTAAACTTTCCAAACAGCATggtcaaaattaatattcaattaatattttttaattacatcgTGTTTGTGTTTGCTGACGACTATGAAAATGACGACAAAC TCTACATGCTGGTATCTCCAGACCAGCATCAGCGCACTCCTCGTCTGGAAGACTTCTTCTGGACGGGGTCAGGGGACGGGCCGCCTCCACCGCCGGACCCGCCACTTCCAGCACCGGTACAACCAACCACACCAGTCGTCAGGACAACAACGGTCCTCGCCACTGTGTATCTGGACTCATATCCGCCGCAG GCAGTGACAGACAGATCAACGGGCGAGTGCGTGCTCAATTGCGGAGAGCCGAGCGTGCCAGGTAGCCTCGAGCCCGAGATCCCCGAGGACCGAAGGTACTGGCTGCTCACTGTCATACAGGGCTCCACTCCAGATAGCCTGCAATTGAGACTCGCTAGGTTGTACCAGAAGGCTTTCTTGAG gcaacaaGAACGGCATCTCGGTATAATCAAGTCTTTAGACGCGCCGCCAGCTCGGAAGAAGCATGACGTACATTCTTTTGTAGTGAATAAAGACAATAACAGTCCTATAAGCTCTCAGAGTTCTAACACTCCGTTCAAATATTTAGATATCGATAGTTCCATGGTCACTCCTGTGGAGGCAACTAGCGTAATAGTTAGAGAATctaaacatgttttaaattcttCTTCTTTATATCCAGTGAACATAGAATTGTTTTCTGTAGATAGTGTCAGTACGTTAATCAATGCAGAAATAAAAGCTACTAAATTGAATGAAGTAGAATCGTGGATATTAGCTACTCCTACTGTTATTCTTAGGAAGAGAGAAGTCTCTGATAGGGAAGAACTAGAAGATATGAGAGAAGATTTGATAGATATACCTTTAGAATCTGAAGGTAGTGATTCCAATGATACGCAGCTGTTCAAAAGGGAGATTTTAAAGCCGGAACAACAGCCACCCGTACAAGTccacatacaaaatataaccgag TCTCCAGAAACGGGTAGTGTTCAGATAGTGTACGTGGTGTTAGTTGGCGGGAGGGCCGTGCCAGCCGCCGTGGCTGCGAGGGACATGCGCCTAGTGAGGGATGCTGAGGTCGCAAGAGAACTCGGTGCTGTTGTCACTACGAAGGCCGAGC CAGCGTATTTGAAGACGGCCGAGGGTCTGGAAGGCGAGGCGGGGGGCGGGGTGCATGGTACTGAACTATGGGCTCTGGCTGTTGGTGCCACTATAGCAATCCTTCTGCTTTTAGTGCTACTGGCGTTACTGTGTTTTGCACATAG gaaaaaggCCATGAAATCTGCAGCTTCTCTTCGTGCTTACCGCAATGAGCTGATGAGAGAAGCTGAGAGAAACCAATTGAAACAAGTTCACGAGGAGAAAGACGGAAGG CTGATCAGCGTGGTATCTCCTAGTAGGACGAGGCCGAGTAGTACTCTACTACCGGTTTATAGAGCTGCTAGCGCCGCTTCTAG TTCATCAACGACATCGTCAGGAGTATCAGAAGTTGCGACGGCTTTCCGTCGCAGACAAAAGAAGCCACATGCTCTCAGAATGCCACAAAAGAAAAGAG TGGGTACTACTGACAGTTTGCTGGAAGCAGCAGGACTGGACAGTTCTGACAGCGGCCAGCCGTCTGTGCCGCAGACACCCACCTCGTATCTCTCCATGCCTTCTGTGAATGCTTTCCCAAG AGGCAACGTAGTAGAGCCACTCTCCCGTATCTTAGAGCCGGTGTCAGTCCGTCACTTAGACATAGACTCTCCGCCCAGTTCGCCTAAGAAGGGCAAAGATCTAAGTAAAGGCAAAGACGTGGTGCCGAGGCGACAGATGGCGTCACAACTAGTCAGATTGGGCAGCATTGACAAAGATCCGGGGGTTATAGGGCCTTTGGTGTGGGATCTACATTGCCAGAGGATTAAAGATG CATCCAAGCCATCAAGTCCAGCCAAGTCAACGGGCTCAGCTCGCAAGGACGCGGGTCCTTCCCGCATGAGACAGCGGTTCAACGAGCTGATGGACGATGCCTTCACTCTGTTCGGCAGTGTCGGTTCTAGTCCCAACTCACACGACACTTACACTGTGGACAATGAGAAAGACTCCAGGGAAAAGAAAG ATTCAAGTTCCGGCGACCAGTTAGCTCAGGCACGTAATGACAACGTGCGTCTCCCTGGATCACCGTACACCGCTATGGACACAGTTCGAGGGCGATCAGCAGGTCCTGGCCCTGG TCGCCCAGTGACGAGCGCCGAGCCTCCCCCTCCGGCGGAAGGTGGTCGCCCTCGCACGTCGTTCACGCGCACCGCGGCCGAGCGCAGGGTGCCGCCCCCCGCCCGGGCCTGGGGACATACTCCACCACAG TCCCTAGGTGGTCGGCCCGTCGTCAACCCCGCGCTGATCGCGGCGGAGGCTCGCCTGGCGCCCGACGACCCCGCGCTGCCGCTCATATCCGCCATCAAGACAGAGATACAGCGCATCAGGGAGACGGCACACAAACCTAACACGTAA
- the LOC142980550 gene encoding uncharacterized protein LOC142980550 isoform X2, which produces MCLRTLNFPNSMVKINIQLIFFNYIVFVFADDYENDDKLYMLVSPDQHQRTPRLEDFFWTGSGDGPPPPPDPPLPAPVQPTTPVVRTTTVLATVYLDSYPPQAVTDRSTGECVLNCGEPSVPGSLEPEIPEDRRYWLLTVIQGSTPDSLQLRLARLYQKAFLRQQERHLGIIKSLDAPPARKKHDVHSFVVNKDNNSPISSQSSNTPFKYLDIDSSMVTPVEATSVIVRESKHVLNSSSLYPVNIELFSVDSVSTLINAEIKATKLNEVESWILATPTVILRKREVSDREELEDMREDLIDIPLESEGSDSNDTQLFKREILKPEQQPPVQVHIQNITESPETGSVQIVYVVLVGGRAVPAAVAARDMRLVRDAEVARELGAVVTTKAEPYLKTAEGLEGEAGGGVHGTELWALAVGATIAILLLLVLLALLCFAHRKKAMKSAASLRAYRNELMREAERNQLKQVHEEKDGRLISVVSPSRTRPSSTLLPVYRAASAASSSSTTSSGVSEVATAFRRRQKKPHALRMPQKKRVGTTDSLLEAAGLDSSDSGQPSVPQTPTSYLSMPSVNAFPRGNVVEPLSRILEPVSVRHLDIDSPPSSPKKGKDLSKGKDVVPRRQMASQLVRLGSIDKDPGVIGPLVWDLHCQRIKDASKPSSPAKSTGSARKDAGPSRMRQRFNELMDDAFTLFGSVGSSPNSHDTYTVDNEKDSREKKDSSSGDQLAQARNDNVRLPGSPYTAMDTVRGRSAGPGPGRPVTSAEPPPPAEGGRPRTSFTRTAAERRVPPPARAWGHTPPQSLGGRPVVNPALIAAEARLAPDDPALPLISAIKTEIQRIRETAHKPNT; this is translated from the exons ATGTGCTTACGAACATTAAACTTTCCAAACAGCATggtcaaaattaatattcaattaatattttttaattacatcgTGTTTGTGTTTGCTGACGACTATGAAAATGACGACAAAC TCTACATGCTGGTATCTCCAGACCAGCATCAGCGCACTCCTCGTCTGGAAGACTTCTTCTGGACGGGGTCAGGGGACGGGCCGCCTCCACCGCCGGACCCGCCACTTCCAGCACCGGTACAACCAACCACACCAGTCGTCAGGACAACAACGGTCCTCGCCACTGTGTATCTGGACTCATATCCGCCGCAG GCAGTGACAGACAGATCAACGGGCGAGTGCGTGCTCAATTGCGGAGAGCCGAGCGTGCCAGGTAGCCTCGAGCCCGAGATCCCCGAGGACCGAAGGTACTGGCTGCTCACTGTCATACAGGGCTCCACTCCAGATAGCCTGCAATTGAGACTCGCTAGGTTGTACCAGAAGGCTTTCTTGAG gcaacaaGAACGGCATCTCGGTATAATCAAGTCTTTAGACGCGCCGCCAGCTCGGAAGAAGCATGACGTACATTCTTTTGTAGTGAATAAAGACAATAACAGTCCTATAAGCTCTCAGAGTTCTAACACTCCGTTCAAATATTTAGATATCGATAGTTCCATGGTCACTCCTGTGGAGGCAACTAGCGTAATAGTTAGAGAATctaaacatgttttaaattcttCTTCTTTATATCCAGTGAACATAGAATTGTTTTCTGTAGATAGTGTCAGTACGTTAATCAATGCAGAAATAAAAGCTACTAAATTGAATGAAGTAGAATCGTGGATATTAGCTACTCCTACTGTTATTCTTAGGAAGAGAGAAGTCTCTGATAGGGAAGAACTAGAAGATATGAGAGAAGATTTGATAGATATACCTTTAGAATCTGAAGGTAGTGATTCCAATGATACGCAGCTGTTCAAAAGGGAGATTTTAAAGCCGGAACAACAGCCACCCGTACAAGTccacatacaaaatataaccgag TCTCCAGAAACGGGTAGTGTTCAGATAGTGTACGTGGTGTTAGTTGGCGGGAGGGCCGTGCCAGCCGCCGTGGCTGCGAGGGACATGCGCCTAGTGAGGGATGCTGAGGTCGCAAGAGAACTCGGTGCTGTTGTCACTACGAAGGCCGAGC CGTATTTGAAGACGGCCGAGGGTCTGGAAGGCGAGGCGGGGGGCGGGGTGCATGGTACTGAACTATGGGCTCTGGCTGTTGGTGCCACTATAGCAATCCTTCTGCTTTTAGTGCTACTGGCGTTACTGTGTTTTGCACATAG gaaaaaggCCATGAAATCTGCAGCTTCTCTTCGTGCTTACCGCAATGAGCTGATGAGAGAAGCTGAGAGAAACCAATTGAAACAAGTTCACGAGGAGAAAGACGGAAGG CTGATCAGCGTGGTATCTCCTAGTAGGACGAGGCCGAGTAGTACTCTACTACCGGTTTATAGAGCTGCTAGCGCCGCTTCTAG TTCATCAACGACATCGTCAGGAGTATCAGAAGTTGCGACGGCTTTCCGTCGCAGACAAAAGAAGCCACATGCTCTCAGAATGCCACAAAAGAAAAGAG TGGGTACTACTGACAGTTTGCTGGAAGCAGCAGGACTGGACAGTTCTGACAGCGGCCAGCCGTCTGTGCCGCAGACACCCACCTCGTATCTCTCCATGCCTTCTGTGAATGCTTTCCCAAG AGGCAACGTAGTAGAGCCACTCTCCCGTATCTTAGAGCCGGTGTCAGTCCGTCACTTAGACATAGACTCTCCGCCCAGTTCGCCTAAGAAGGGCAAAGATCTAAGTAAAGGCAAAGACGTGGTGCCGAGGCGACAGATGGCGTCACAACTAGTCAGATTGGGCAGCATTGACAAAGATCCGGGGGTTATAGGGCCTTTGGTGTGGGATCTACATTGCCAGAGGATTAAAGATG CATCCAAGCCATCAAGTCCAGCCAAGTCAACGGGCTCAGCTCGCAAGGACGCGGGTCCTTCCCGCATGAGACAGCGGTTCAACGAGCTGATGGACGATGCCTTCACTCTGTTCGGCAGTGTCGGTTCTAGTCCCAACTCACACGACACTTACACTGTGGACAATGAGAAAGACTCCAGGGAAAAGAAAG ATTCAAGTTCCGGCGACCAGTTAGCTCAGGCACGTAATGACAACGTGCGTCTCCCTGGATCACCGTACACCGCTATGGACACAGTTCGAGGGCGATCAGCAGGTCCTGGCCCTGG TCGCCCAGTGACGAGCGCCGAGCCTCCCCCTCCGGCGGAAGGTGGTCGCCCTCGCACGTCGTTCACGCGCACCGCGGCCGAGCGCAGGGTGCCGCCCCCCGCCCGGGCCTGGGGACATACTCCACCACAG TCCCTAGGTGGTCGGCCCGTCGTCAACCCCGCGCTGATCGCGGCGGAGGCTCGCCTGGCGCCCGACGACCCCGCGCTGCCGCTCATATCCGCCATCAAGACAGAGATACAGCGCATCAGGGAGACGGCACACAAACCTAACACGTAA
- the LOC142980550 gene encoding uncharacterized protein LOC142980550 isoform X5 encodes MCLRTLNFPNSMVKINIQLIFFNYIVFVFADDYENDDKLYMLVSPDQHQRTPRLEDFFWTGSGDGPPPPPDPPLPAPVQPTTPVVRTTTVLATVYLDSYPPQAVTDRSTGECVLNCGEPSVPGSLEPEIPEDRRYWLLTVIQGSTPDSLQLRLARLYQKAFLRQQERHLGIIKSLDAPPARKKHDVHSFVVNKDNNSPISSQSSNTPFKYLDIDSSMVTPVEATSVIVRESKHVLNSSSLYPVNIELFSVDSVSTLINAEIKATKLNEVESWILATPTVILRKREVSDREELEDMREDLIDIPLESEGSDSNDTQLFKREILKPEQQPPVQVHIQNITESPETGSVQIVYVVLVGGRAVPAAVAARDMRLVRDAEVARELGAVVTTKAEPAYLKTAEGLEGEAGGGVHGTELWALAVGATIAILLLLVLLALLCFAHRKKAMKSAASLRAYRNELMREAERNQLKQVHEEKDGRLISVVSPSRTRPSSTLLPVYRAASAASSSSTTSSGVSEVATAFRRRQKKPHALRMPQKKRVGTTDSLLEAAGLDSSDSGQPSVPQTPTSYLSMPSVNAFPRGNVVEPLSRILEPVSVRHLDIDSPPSSPKKGKDLSKGKDVVPRRQMASQLVRLGSIDKDPGVIGPLVWDLHCQRIKDASKPSSPAKSTGSARKDAGPSRMRQRFNELMDDAFTLFGSVGSSPNSHDTYTVDNEKDSREKKDSSSGDQLAQARNDNVRLPGSPYTAMDTVRGRSAGPGPGRPVTSAEPPPPAEGGRPRTSFTRTAAERRVPPPARAWGHTPPQVVGPSSTPR; translated from the exons ATGTGCTTACGAACATTAAACTTTCCAAACAGCATggtcaaaattaatattcaattaatattttttaattacatcgTGTTTGTGTTTGCTGACGACTATGAAAATGACGACAAAC TCTACATGCTGGTATCTCCAGACCAGCATCAGCGCACTCCTCGTCTGGAAGACTTCTTCTGGACGGGGTCAGGGGACGGGCCGCCTCCACCGCCGGACCCGCCACTTCCAGCACCGGTACAACCAACCACACCAGTCGTCAGGACAACAACGGTCCTCGCCACTGTGTATCTGGACTCATATCCGCCGCAG GCAGTGACAGACAGATCAACGGGCGAGTGCGTGCTCAATTGCGGAGAGCCGAGCGTGCCAGGTAGCCTCGAGCCCGAGATCCCCGAGGACCGAAGGTACTGGCTGCTCACTGTCATACAGGGCTCCACTCCAGATAGCCTGCAATTGAGACTCGCTAGGTTGTACCAGAAGGCTTTCTTGAG gcaacaaGAACGGCATCTCGGTATAATCAAGTCTTTAGACGCGCCGCCAGCTCGGAAGAAGCATGACGTACATTCTTTTGTAGTGAATAAAGACAATAACAGTCCTATAAGCTCTCAGAGTTCTAACACTCCGTTCAAATATTTAGATATCGATAGTTCCATGGTCACTCCTGTGGAGGCAACTAGCGTAATAGTTAGAGAATctaaacatgttttaaattcttCTTCTTTATATCCAGTGAACATAGAATTGTTTTCTGTAGATAGTGTCAGTACGTTAATCAATGCAGAAATAAAAGCTACTAAATTGAATGAAGTAGAATCGTGGATATTAGCTACTCCTACTGTTATTCTTAGGAAGAGAGAAGTCTCTGATAGGGAAGAACTAGAAGATATGAGAGAAGATTTGATAGATATACCTTTAGAATCTGAAGGTAGTGATTCCAATGATACGCAGCTGTTCAAAAGGGAGATTTTAAAGCCGGAACAACAGCCACCCGTACAAGTccacatacaaaatataaccgag TCTCCAGAAACGGGTAGTGTTCAGATAGTGTACGTGGTGTTAGTTGGCGGGAGGGCCGTGCCAGCCGCCGTGGCTGCGAGGGACATGCGCCTAGTGAGGGATGCTGAGGTCGCAAGAGAACTCGGTGCTGTTGTCACTACGAAGGCCGAGC CAGCGTATTTGAAGACGGCCGAGGGTCTGGAAGGCGAGGCGGGGGGCGGGGTGCATGGTACTGAACTATGGGCTCTGGCTGTTGGTGCCACTATAGCAATCCTTCTGCTTTTAGTGCTACTGGCGTTACTGTGTTTTGCACATAG gaaaaaggCCATGAAATCTGCAGCTTCTCTTCGTGCTTACCGCAATGAGCTGATGAGAGAAGCTGAGAGAAACCAATTGAAACAAGTTCACGAGGAGAAAGACGGAAGG CTGATCAGCGTGGTATCTCCTAGTAGGACGAGGCCGAGTAGTACTCTACTACCGGTTTATAGAGCTGCTAGCGCCGCTTCTAG TTCATCAACGACATCGTCAGGAGTATCAGAAGTTGCGACGGCTTTCCGTCGCAGACAAAAGAAGCCACATGCTCTCAGAATGCCACAAAAGAAAAGAG TGGGTACTACTGACAGTTTGCTGGAAGCAGCAGGACTGGACAGTTCTGACAGCGGCCAGCCGTCTGTGCCGCAGACACCCACCTCGTATCTCTCCATGCCTTCTGTGAATGCTTTCCCAAG AGGCAACGTAGTAGAGCCACTCTCCCGTATCTTAGAGCCGGTGTCAGTCCGTCACTTAGACATAGACTCTCCGCCCAGTTCGCCTAAGAAGGGCAAAGATCTAAGTAAAGGCAAAGACGTGGTGCCGAGGCGACAGATGGCGTCACAACTAGTCAGATTGGGCAGCATTGACAAAGATCCGGGGGTTATAGGGCCTTTGGTGTGGGATCTACATTGCCAGAGGATTAAAGATG CATCCAAGCCATCAAGTCCAGCCAAGTCAACGGGCTCAGCTCGCAAGGACGCGGGTCCTTCCCGCATGAGACAGCGGTTCAACGAGCTGATGGACGATGCCTTCACTCTGTTCGGCAGTGTCGGTTCTAGTCCCAACTCACACGACACTTACACTGTGGACAATGAGAAAGACTCCAGGGAAAAGAAAG ATTCAAGTTCCGGCGACCAGTTAGCTCAGGCACGTAATGACAACGTGCGTCTCCCTGGATCACCGTACACCGCTATGGACACAGTTCGAGGGCGATCAGCAGGTCCTGGCCCTGG TCGCCCAGTGACGAGCGCCGAGCCTCCCCCTCCGGCGGAAGGTGGTCGCCCTCGCACGTCGTTCACGCGCACCGCGGCCGAGCGCAGGGTGCCGCCCCCCGCCCGGGCCTGGGGACATACTCCACCACAG GTGGTCGGCCCGTCGTCAACCCCGCGCTGA